One Triticum dicoccoides isolate Atlit2015 ecotype Zavitan chromosome 4B, WEW_v2.0, whole genome shotgun sequence genomic window carries:
- the LOC119296235 gene encoding uncharacterized protein LOC119296235: MRSCAPLPNPPFKPAPAPHPNLNPNPNAASAHRPTLLRCALVARAAARDDPPPAPSSFDFLALKRELEEQEDAVVPVDATEGGGDEVVNEEDGEREPERIVSGGRRTGRQMARRSGLLAKQVISVSSARSLGFVSQLWVDASSWVIALVEVRPSLLSGDADKFLFEDIYQVGDVVLVEDESVVENEFKLVGLHGLVGYNVVTFRRRNVGKVRGFTFNINSGVVESLELDSFGLTIVPASLVSTYCLFVEDVLDIVCDTIVVHEDAISRVQRLTQGMWGTQNMQGPGDQIGEYNRYGRRRARSVKRQNSQGKPMGRKLHRKTRDPEGEWELPMEY, translated from the exons ATGCGCTCCTGCGCGCCCCTCCCCAACCCACCCTTCAAACCCGCGCCCGCGCCCCATCCAAACCTAAACCCAAATCCCAACGCCGCCTCCGCGCACAGACCAACACTGCTCCGCTGCGCCCTCGTCGCGCGCGCGGCCGCAAGGGACGATCCGCCGCCGGCGCCGTCCAGCTTCGACTTCCTGGCGCTGAAGCGGGAGCTCGAGGAGCAGGAGGATGCGGTGGTCCCTGTGGATGCGACAGAGGGAGGAGGAGACGAGGTTGTTAACGAGGAAGATGGCGAGAGGGAGCCGGAGAGGATTGTTAGCGgcgggaggaggacggggaggcaAATGGCGAGGCGGTCGGGGCTGCTAGCGAAGCAGGTGATCAGCGTCAGCTCAGCTCGGAGCCTTGGGTTTGTGTCTCAGCTGTGGGTCGACGCCTCGTCG TGGGTTATTGCATTGGTTGAAGTGAGGCCAAGCTTGCTTTCAGGAGATGCGGACAAATTCCTTTTTGAGGATATATATCAG GTTGGAGATGTTGTTCTTGTTGAGGATGAATCTGTGGTTGAGAACGAATTTAAGCTAGTTGGGCTGCATGGATTG GTTGGCTACAATGTCGTAACTTTCAGGCGGCGCAATGTTGGTAAG GTGCGCGGCTTCACTTTTAACATTAACTCAGGTGTTGTGGAGTCTCTTGAGCTTGATTCATTTGGGCTTACTATTGTCCCTGCTAGTCTG GTAAGCACATACTGTTTATTTGTGGAAGATGTGCTTGATATAGTTTGTGATACGATCGTAGTGCATGAAGATGCAATCTCTCGTGTTCAACGGTTAACACAG GGCATGTGGGGCACCCAAAATATGCAAGGACCTGGCGATCAGATAGGCGAGTACAACAGATATGGCAGGCGAAGAGCTAGGTCAGTTAAGAGACAAAATAGTCAGGGTAAGCCCATGGGCCGAAAGCTCCATAGGAAAACGCGGGATCCGGAAGGTGAGTGGGAACTGCCAATGGAGTATTGA